In Candidatus Omnitrophota bacterium, one genomic interval encodes:
- a CDS encoding response regulator — protein MKILIADDDPTALFLLQENLTEWGFDIALASDGNEAWNLIQQTSQPQIAILDWIMPGMNGLEICSRLRQEEKDRYIYILLLTSKNRCENIVQGLEAGADDYIIKPFDALELKARIATGKRIIELQDELLQVREKQNQLILELTQALENVKTLSGLIPICAWCKKIRDDEGYWNRVEEYLTDHSDAKFTHSICPECKKQLCGERDFIKK, from the coding sequence ATGAAAATATTAATCGCAGACGACGATCCAACCGCTTTGTTTTTGCTTCAAGAGAATTTAACGGAATGGGGATTCGACATCGCATTGGCGTCCGACGGCAATGAGGCCTGGAATCTAATACAGCAGACTTCCCAGCCGCAAATCGCCATTTTGGATTGGATCATGCCGGGAATGAATGGTCTGGAAATTTGCAGCCGATTGAGACAAGAAGAAAAAGATCGTTACATTTATATTTTACTATTAACTTCTAAGAATCGTTGCGAGAATATTGTTCAAGGTTTAGAAGCGGGAGCGGACGATTATATAATAAAGCCCTTTGATGCGCTAGAACTGAAGGCGCGAATCGCAACAGGGAAGAGAATCATTGAACTTCAGGATGAATTGCTGCAGGTGAGAGAAAAGCAAAATCAGCTGATTCTCGAACTGACGCAAGCGTTGGAAAATGTTAAAACTTTATCCGGTTTAATCCCCATCTGCGCCTGGTGTAAAAAAATCCGCGACGATGAAGGGTATTGGAACCGCGTCGAGGAATATTTAACCGATCATTCGGACGCAAAATTTACCCATAGCATTTGTCCCGAGTGCAAAAAGCAACTCTGCGGAGAACGCGATTTTATAAAAAAATGA